In Symbiobacterium terraclitae, the sequence GAGCTCCCGCAGGTCGCCGGCCAGGCCGGGCAGTTCCGCCCGCAGCGCCTCCACGGGCACGCCGGTGCGCCTGGCCAGTTCGTTCAGGGGCAGCGGGGTCATGCCGGAGCGGAGCAGCGTCTCGGCGATCACGCCGCCGGTGCCGCCCGACTCCTTCACCTTGAGCTCGGCGATGGCCGCGGCGGCCTGCGAGCGCTTGTAGCCGGCATGCGGCTCAATGACGACGCCGCCGCCCATCGTGTGCACCGGGCTGTAGGAGCGGATGATGTACCGGTCGCCCCTGCCCACCACCAGGGGCTCCTCCAGCTTCAGCTGGACGTAGGCCGACTCGCCGGGAAGGAGCGCGTCGCCCTCCAGCAACAGCACCCGGGCGAGCGCCTCGCTGGTGCCGGTGTGCAGGTGCACCCGCTCGCCGTGCTTCAGCTCCCGCGACCACGACTCCAGCAGGTGGAGCCGCGCCGCGAACGAGGCGGTGGGCCGGAGGACCCCGGGTGCGCACAACACGTGGCCCCGCCTGACGTCCGACCGCTCGATGCCGGAGAGGTTGACCGCCACCCGCTGGCCGGCCTCGGCCCGTTCCACTTTCTCGCCGTGGACCTGCAGGCCGCGCACCCGCACATCGAGGCCGAGGGGCAGCAGTTCGAGCCGGTCGCCTTCCCGGATGATGCCGCCCACGAGCGTGCCCGTCACCACCGTGCCGAAGCCGGGGCGCACGAACGCGCGGTCGATGGGCAGCCGGGCGAAGGCGGTGGTGTCCTTGGGTTCGGTCTCCTCCAGCAGCGCGTCCACCGTGCGCAGAAGGTCCTGCAGCCCCTCCCCGGTGACCGAGGAGACCGGGCAGCAGGGCGCGTTCTCCAGGAAGGTGCCGGCCACGGCATCACGGATGTCGGCCTCCACCAGCTCGACCATCTCGGCGTCCACGAGGTCGATTTTGGTGATGGCGATGAGCCCCTTCTTCACCTCCAGGAGCCGGAGGATGTCCAGGTGCTCGCGGGTCTGGGGCATCACCCCTTCGTCCGCCGCCACCACGAGGATGACGGCGTCGATGCCGGTGATGCCCGCCAGCATGTTCCGGATGAACTTCTCGTGGCCCGGCACGTCAATAACCGCCGCACGGCGGCCGCTGGGCAGCGGGAAGGGGGCGAAGCCGATGTCGATGGAGATGCCCCGCTCCCGCTCCTCGGGGAAGCGGTCGGTCTCCACGCCGGTCAGGGCCCGGATCAGGGCGCTCTTGCCGTGGTCCACGTGGCCGGCCGTTCCGATGATGTAGTGCTTCATTGGGCCCTCCTTGAGGCCGACCGGCTGGGCCCGGTCGGCCGGATTACCGGCTGAGCGTCTGAGACCAGTCGTGGGCGGCCGACTCCTCCAGGTACCGCTCGCAGTCCAGCGCGGCCATGCAGCCCGACCCCGCGGCGGTGATCGCCTGGCGGTAGCGGGAGTCCTGCACGTCGCCGCAGGCGAAGACGCCCGGGATCGCCGTGCGGGCCGTGCCGGGCACCGTCTTGATGTAGCCCAGCTCGTCGGTCTCCAGCTGGCCCTTCAGGAAGTCCGTGTTGGGCTTGTGGCCGATGGCGACGAACATGCCGTCGGCCTCCAGCAGCCGCTCCTCGCCCGTGGCGTTGTCCCGGACCTTCAGGGCCCGGAAGCCCCGCTCGTCGGCAACGACCTCCACGGGCGTCACGTTCAGAACCCAGCTGATCTTCGGGTTCTGCCGGGCGCGCTCCTGCATGATCTTGGAGGCCCGGAGCTCGCTCCGCCGGTGCACCACGGTCACGTCGGCGAACCGGGTGAGGAAGTTGGCCTCCTCCATCGCCGAGTCGCCGCCGCCGATCACCAGGACCTTCTTGCCGCGGTAGAAGAAGCCGTCGCAGGTGGCGCAGGTGGAGACGCCGCGGCCGACGTTCTCCTTCTCTCCCGGGATGCCGAGCAGCTTGGCCGAGGCCCCGGTGGAGATGATGACGGCCTCCGCCTCGATCACGTCGGTCTCGTCGATGGTGATCCTGAAGGGGCGGGCGGAGAGGTCGATTCCGGTGGCGTAGCCCCTGCGGAACTCCGCGCCGAACTTCTCGGCCTGGCGGCGCATGTTGTCCATCAGCTCCGGGCCCATCACCCCGTCAGGGAACCCCGGGAAGTTCTCCACCTCGGTGGTCGTGGTCAGCTGGCCGCCGGGCTCGTTGCCCTCGACCACCAGCGGCTGGAGATTGGCCCGCGCCGTGTAGATCGCAGCGGTGAGGCCGGCAGGTCCGGTGCCGAGAATGACGACTTTGCGCACGAATGCTTCCTCCTACTGGAACCGGATTTGGACGCGATCGCCTGTGGCCGTTCCCGTCCATTCTACCAGTTAAGACGTCGCAGGGGTAGCCGCGGGATATGCCCCCGGGGGTATGCGG encodes:
- the trxB gene encoding thioredoxin-disulfide reductase, which codes for MRKVVILGTGPAGLTAAIYTARANLQPLVVEGNEPGGQLTTTTEVENFPGFPDGVMGPELMDNMRRQAEKFGAEFRRGYATGIDLSARPFRITIDETDVIEAEAVIISTGASAKLLGIPGEKENVGRGVSTCATCDGFFYRGKKVLVIGGGDSAMEEANFLTRFADVTVVHRRSELRASKIMQERARQNPKISWVLNVTPVEVVADERGFRALKVRDNATGEERLLEADGMFVAIGHKPNTDFLKGQLETDELGYIKTVPGTARTAIPGVFACGDVQDSRYRQAITAAGSGCMAALDCERYLEESAAHDWSQTLSR
- the selB gene encoding selenocysteine-specific translation elongation factor → MKHYIIGTAGHVDHGKSALIRALTGVETDRFPEERERGISIDIGFAPFPLPSGRRAAVIDVPGHEKFIRNMLAGITGIDAVILVVAADEGVMPQTREHLDILRLLEVKKGLIAITKIDLVDAEMVELVEADIRDAVAGTFLENAPCCPVSSVTGEGLQDLLRTVDALLEETEPKDTTAFARLPIDRAFVRPGFGTVVTGTLVGGIIREGDRLELLPLGLDVRVRGLQVHGEKVERAEAGQRVAVNLSGIERSDVRRGHVLCAPGVLRPTASFAARLHLLESWSRELKHGERVHLHTGTSEALARVLLLEGDALLPGESAYVQLKLEEPLVVGRGDRYIIRSYSPVHTMGGGVVIEPHAGYKRSQAAAAIAELKVKESGGTGGVIAETLLRSGMTPLPLNELARRTGVPVEALRAELPGLAGDLRELEGGLWIHRRGFGRFCEAVRAELEAFYAQHPLRSGLGKEELRRRLGLGGKEFAALVAAAEAAGELRVVRDRLALPGRTPALDAEQARLAEAVRAKVAEAGFSPLSVAELKQQVPGRDTEEVIIYLTEQGEAVRVGDDLIVAAAAMEEAVRRTREHLRQHGRVTVAEFRDLLGTSRKYALPLLEWLDEQRITRRAGDERLPGPNA